The following nucleotide sequence is from Armatimonadota bacterium.
TGACATTCTTTCCCAGTTCCTCCAGCTGACGCAGTAGGGTGGGAACATATGCCCTTGTAGAAACTCCCTGCTCAAGGCACGCAAGTTTCATCTGTGCGTCAGTATATTCGGCCTCAACCCTATTAAGGCGTTTTGCAATTTTCTCGCTGTTTTCAAGCGCTTCTTGTTTCTTGCTTACTTCCGCCTGTATCTTGTCCAAAACGCTTGATCTATTCCAATATCCTAGCCCTGATGCGACAAATACTAAGCCTGCACCAACTATCAACCCTATGAGCAAGGTCCTGGAGGGTTTAATTTTTAACATTGGTTACTCTCCCTCCTTTATCTGAGTTATAGGCGTTTATAATAGCGGCAATTTCAAATTCCAATCCTTCATATTCGTTTGAGTTTGCTTTTTGCGTGTAGCTTAAATCAACCTTAGAGAACTCTGGGAATCTATTGAGCCTAAGCATTGTTTCTCCTACGAGTCTTTGGCTTGCAGATGTACCTTTTAGTTTCATCGTCGGTGTGTTTTCTTTTTTGGCTTGTTCCGACTGACCTTCCGAGCCGCTGGTAGGAGCAGGTTTGGTAGTAGTTACGCTACAAAGCCAAGTACTCTGGGGTACACTACGTGCAAGATCTTGGAGAACCGTATACCAGAGCAATGTTTGCTCTCTTGATTCTGCCAATAGATCTAGACGGGGCTCTAATTTTTTAATCTCTCTTTCGTAATATTGTATTCTGTCAACGGTTGGCTGAATTCTTTTCAAATCATTGTTTAGCTCTGCCAGCTTTACATTCGACGCGTGAATTCGCGCTGTCATGAAACTAAAAACACCTACTGCAAACAAAATTTCGCAGAAAAGAATAAGCGCAACAATTCGAATCTGCTTTTCCAGCCGTTTTCTTTCTGCCCTGCGGGCAGCAATCATATTGATAGAGGGCATAAGCAATTCCTTCCTTTTCGTATCCCTCGAAACTCCCGCTCGACCCACGGGTTAGCATTATGCCGCATTTTTAAGTGCGGCTGGTGCTATCTCTTTAATGGCAAGTCCAAACGCAACTGTGAGCAATGGTATGTCTTCTGCACTCAGTTCAGTCGGGTAAACCGAGGTATCAATCATACGACTCAACGCAGGATTACCAATAGTTACAGGAACGTTAAGTCGAGATGTGGTATATGCTCCGAGACCCTTCAGCCGCGAAGTGCCTCCAGTCAATACTAATTCATCAAAAGACATCTCCGGCGAGCCATCGGGAAGTTGGGATTGATAATAGTTTATTGACCTACGAATCTCTCTAAGTAATTCATCGACAAGGGGCTGAACAACTCTTAATACTGGATCATCGATAACCCCATCTGCTTTAAGTATTTCACTCAGATCCACAGCATACTTTACTTGTTCAGCCTCATCATCTGTGCAATTTTTTACATTTTTGATGGCATTTGTAAGGCTAGAACCTGCAATCGGTATGTTTCGTGAAAGAGCAAGCGAGCCTTTTGATACGAGGTTTATTTCCGTGTGGCTTGCGCCCATATCTAGAATTGCTATGTTTTTCTCCATTATGCTAAAGTCAGGATTCTGTTCAACTAAAGCACGGAGAACAGCAAACGCTTCAACATCTACTGCAAGAGGCTCAAGACCTGCTTCCTCAAGCGTTGCTACTTTGCTTTCTACCATTGCCCTTGGCGCAGCCACTAATATAACGTCCATCTGATCATCTTCGGCATCACCAACAATTTCAAACTCTACTACGCTTTCATCAACCGAAGCTGAAATATACTTGCTTGCTTCAAAATAAATTGTCTTTCTCAGAGCTGCTTCAGTCATTTTGGGCATCTTGACATGCCGCACAATTACACCAGGCCCAGCAATAGCCGCCAAAGCAGCAGAAGCCTTAATTCCAGCAGAACGCATAGCAAACTGAATTGCCCCAGCTACCTCTTTAACATCAGTAACAACTCCTTCTCTTATTGAGTTCGAAGGAGTTGGGCAGATTGTAACGTTTGATATGTGTGCTCCCTGCCTGGTTGGCTCGGCATAAACGATTTTGATGCTGCTGCTGCCGACATCCACCCCGACAACGCCTTCTTTTGATAACAAACCAGAGAATATCACCAGGATGCCTCCTTCAATTGGCTAATTATTTGTTTGCGCGCGGAGGGATAATTGTGGCCCTTTATCCGGGCCCTATGGACACGGAGAAAAACATAGAAGATTGTGCCCCACAAGCAGACCTGCCCCTCCATCTGCTTATCCTGTACTTAATTATTGACTCTCAACCGTTAAATATAGAGGGCATTTTCAAAAATTCACGCACAACTACGGGGTAATACCAGCAGGACCTTGACGAAGGAGAGGTAGGTTATTACAATATAAAAAATACTGTTTCACAAAGGCTATTTTTGTTGGCGTGGAGAAAACAATGGGGAAAAAGGCGAGAGATAAACAACCAAAAGTTAGCAGGGAAACAAAAGAACAAAAGACTGAGGAAGTTTATTGCATTCCTTGGTGGCGTGACTGGCGGCAAGTGCTTTTGGGCATTATCGTTCTGATATGGGCTGTATCACTCGTCAGCGTAACTATTTACGACGCAACACATCCGCCAACCCAAGAAGAGCTACTGCAAAGATAGACTAAGCTTTTGAAACGCCAACGGCGTTCACTTCAACGCTTTCATATCCGTGGCATTAAGAATCCGAATGCCGTCATTACAAGGAAAGCAAGCACAGCTAGAAGCAGACCAATCTGCTTGCTAAGATTGAACGGCCAATATACGCAGACCGCGTATACGATTATACCTCATAGCAAACCAACGAAAAATTCCACCGATAATACGCATTTGTAGCCTCTCCTTTTCTTAAAAAATCTCAACCTTGTTGAAAAATAATTGACAAAACCATCAAGTTTTGCTATATTAAGTATAGTAACAAACAACTTTTCCCTCGAGGCACTCGGCGGCAGTTAAAGTTCGAGTTCCCCCTTTGATATTGCTGCCGCCGAGTGCTTTTTATTTGAAATCAACTATGCTCGCGATAATTCCTCTGGCATCTCACACACAGTAAGCAATATCCTTAACTGCTTGCCACCACGTACAACCGTTAGTCTAAGTTTGTCTCCAACATTTAGCTTTTTGACTATAGCTTCCATGTCCTCCGAAGTTTTAATCTGCTTCCCGTCGGCTTCAATTACTATATCTCCAGTCCGAAGGTTTGCTTCTTCAGCGCAAGACCCACGGTATACTTGAATTATGATGCCCTCAATATAGTCAATACCCAGCCGCCTTGCAAATTGAGGGGTCATGTCGGTGTATATAAATCCAACCCAAGGTCGTATTACCTTTCCATATTTAATCAATTGCGGCACAATCTTGCGAATAGTCTCGGCGGAAATCGCAAAGCCCAGACCCTGGCCATCAGCTCGAATGGCTGCATTCATTCCAATCACGTTGCCATTAATATCGCAAAGTGGACCGCCTGAGTTGCCAGGGTTGATTGCCGCATCGGTTTGGATGCAATCTTCAATCTTGCGCCCATCAGATGTTTCAATTCGGCGGCCAGTGGCACTAACTACGCCTACTGTCACAGTGTTTTGGAGACCAAAAGGATTTCCTATAGCAATTGCCCACGAGCCAATTTCTGGCTTTGGATTCACCGACAGCTTTAATGATGGTAAGTTTTTGCCGTCAACTTTAATTACTGCTATATCGCTGAGCCTATCGGCGCCGATAATTCTTCCCTCAAACTGTTGTTTATCTGGCAACGTAACAACTATCTGCTCTGCGTTTTCAACCACGTGCTCGTTGGTTACTATATAACCGTTTTTGCCATCATATATCCAGCCTGATCCTTGGCCTTGCTGGGGCATAGGAGGCCCGAAGAACTCCGGAAACAAATCGAAAATTGAACCGGTTCGCCTCGACCTATAGGTGGTGTCTATATTTACTACAGCCGGTCCAACAAGCTTAACGGCCTTTACAACCGCATTCTGTGATTGCTCGCTTATGTCGGGTACTGCCGTGGCCGGACAAGCAGACGTTAAGCAAAGAACAAATGCCACTAAAGTAAATATAAGATAAAATTTGAAATGCTCCAAAGACATCGAATCACCTGCCTAACCTTGAATGCTGTTGCTGCGAATTTTACGATTGACGCTACCTTAGGTGCTTCCGTTCAAATACTTGCCGAGTAAAAAACTTCTTTTAGCATAACACTTTTAAGAGTCCTTATTGATGCAGCTCTTTTAGTTTTCCGGTTTCCATATAGTAAATCCGCTCGCCAATATTTGTGATATGGTCGGCAATGCGCTCAAGATATCTTGCAATGAGCAACAAACCAATAGCTTGATCTGTTAAGTCTGGGTTCTTCTTTATATAACCTATAAGCTCTTCGTATAAGCTGTTATATAGATGATCAACCTCGTCATCGTGTGCAACCATTTGTTCAACAAGATGAAGATCGTGAGTAACGAAAGCAGTTAGTGTTTCGCGAAGCATTTCTTGCACTATAGACACCATTTTGGGAATATCCTCAAGCGGCTTAAATAAGGGCTTATCAGCTAATTTTTCTGCGATTTTAGCGATGTCGACTGAATAATCACCAGCTCGTTCCACATCTGTAATAATTTTCATAGCAGCTGCAATTATTCTTAAATCGCGAGCCATTGGCTGTTGGAGAGCTAGAAGACGTAAAGAACGAGCTTCGATGTCAATATTATAATTATCCACAATATCATCTAATTCGATAACCTCACGAGCAAGTGCAATGTTGCGTGTTTTTAAAGCCTCAATTGCTTTGTCCAACATCTCTTCCACAACAGTGCCCATTTTCCTTAGGTCTTCTTGAAGAGTAGCTAACTCCTTATCAAATTCTTTTCGGGCCTCAGATGACATCTTTATTCTCCAAAATTATGGTTTAAGAGTAATAAATCATAACCGTAAGCTCAACAACTTTCAACACAGCCGATTATTGATTACCCGAATCTACCGGTAATATAGTCTTCCGTACGCTTATCTCTTGGCCTAGTAAACAATTCTTCCGAAAGGCCAAATTCGATTAGCTCACCGCTAAGAAAAAAACCTGTATACGTCGAGACTCGCGCCGCTTGTTGCATATTATGCGTAACTATTATTATTGTATAGTTTCGTTTGAGATCACGCATTAGGTCTTCAATTCTGAGTGTAGAAATGGGGTCTAACGCCGATGCCGGCTCATCCATAAGTACAATTTCCGGCTCGATTGCCAACACACGTGCAATACAAAGACG
It contains:
- a CDS encoding PilN domain-containing protein, which translates into the protein MPSINMIAARRAERKRLEKQIRIVALILFCEILFAVGVFSFMTARIHASNVKLAELNNDLKRIQPTVDRIQYYEREIKKLEPRLDLLAESREQTLLWYTVLQDLARSVPQSTWLCSVTTTKPAPTSGSEGQSEQAKKENTPTMKLKGTSASQRLVGETMLRLNRFPEFSKVDLSYTQKANSNEYEGLEFEIAAIINAYNSDKGGRVTNVKN
- the pilM gene encoding type IV pilus assembly protein PilM codes for the protein MIFSGLLSKEGVVGVDVGSSSIKIVYAEPTRQGAHISNVTICPTPSNSIREGVVTDVKEVAGAIQFAMRSAGIKASAALAAIAGPGVIVRHVKMPKMTEAALRKTIYFEASKYISASVDESVVEFEIVGDAEDDQMDVILVAAPRAMVESKVATLEEAGLEPLAVDVEAFAVLRALVEQNPDFSIMEKNIAILDMGASHTEINLVSKGSLALSRNIPIAGSSLTNAIKNVKNCTDDEAEQVKYAVDLSEILKADGVIDDPVLRVVQPLVDELLREIRRSINYYQSQLPDGSPEMSFDELVLTGGTSRLKGLGAYTTSRLNVPVTIGNPALSRMIDTSVYPTELSAEDIPLLTVAFGLAIKEIAPAALKNAA
- a CDS encoding trypsin-like peptidase domain-containing protein, coding for MSLEHFKFYLIFTLVAFVLCLTSACPATAVPDISEQSQNAVVKAVKLVGPAVVNIDTTYRSRRTGSIFDLFPEFFGPPMPQQGQGSGWIYDGKNGYIVTNEHVVENAEQIVVTLPDKQQFEGRIIGADRLSDIAVIKVDGKNLPSLKLSVNPKPEIGSWAIAIGNPFGLQNTVTVGVVSATGRRIETSDGRKIEDCIQTDAAINPGNSGGPLCDINGNVIGMNAAIRADGQGLGFAISAETIRKIVPQLIKYGKVIRPWVGFIYTDMTPQFARRLGIDYIEGIIIQVYRGSCAEEANLRTGDIVIEADGKQIKTSEDMEAIVKKLNVGDKLRLTVVRGGKQLRILLTVCEMPEELSRA
- the phoU gene encoding phosphate signaling complex protein PhoU — encoded protein: MSSEARKEFDKELATLQEDLRKMGTVVEEMLDKAIEALKTRNIALAREVIELDDIVDNYNIDIEARSLRLLALQQPMARDLRIIAAAMKIITDVERAGDYSVDIAKIAEKLADKPLFKPLEDIPKMVSIVQEMLRETLTAFVTHDLHLVEQMVAHDDEVDHLYNSLYEELIGYIKKNPDLTDQAIGLLLIARYLERIADHITNIGERIYYMETGKLKELHQ